A segment of the Thermoanaerobacterales bacterium genome:
CCGTGCGCAATTTGACCCGCTTGGGTACCCTCAACGAGCGCGTTTGGAAGGCGCTGAGCCTTTTGGTTCGCGGCCGGCGCAACGTCCTTATCATCGGTCCCGTTAACAGCGGGAAGACGAGCCTGTTGCGCCGGTTGATCGGCGAGTTGCTGGCGAATCTGTCTATCCGTATCTTAGACCTGGACAACGAGATCCGGGCTTCGGAGGCGTACCCGGACCGGGACATTCTGGAGCTGGAGGCGCACCCGGAGGTCGGGGCGCCGATGAAAAAGCTCTTCGAGTCCATCTTGCGGCTGTCCCCGGACGTAATCATCGTGGGCGAGTTCCGGGGTGTCGGTGAAGCCCTGGAAGCCATACGGGCCTGTATCCGGGGCCACGACGGCAGCATGGCCACGGCGCACTTCACGTCGCCGGCGGAAGCCGTCCGGGGTACGGCGATGCTGATGTTGGAGGAAGGGCTCAACCTCTCCCTCGACATGGCACAGGCGCAGGTGGCCCGGGCCTTCAACGTCGTCGTCCAGATGTTCTCCGATTCCACCCGCGGAGTGAAGAAAATCGTCTCCGTGACCGAGATCGAGGAATCCGGCGGGGAGATCACCTACCGGGAATTGATCAGGTGGGAGCCCTTTACGGCTGACTATCTCGGCCCCGGCAAGTGGGTGTTCGAGAACGCGCCTGGCCCGGCGGCATGCGAGAAAATGCGGCGCTACGGGGTGACGGAAGAGGAAATCCGGGAGGTGTTCCGCCCTGAGTAACGCTGAGCAGCTCTTGATCCTCGGCATATGCGTCGGGTTGGGGGTGGCCGTTGCCGCCCCCTTGCCGCTTCTCTTCCGGATCAAGATAAAGAAAAGGGATGGCCCCAAAGGCGACGCCTTTCAGCGGTGGCTTGCCCAGGTGGAGAGCAAACTGCCGAAGGAAATGCGAGTGTCGCGGTATCTGTATGAGTTGGGCCTGGTCGTCTTCATTACCGGGCTCTTCTTATTCAAGAACCCGGTCCCGGCGTTCTTCGGCGCAGCCCTGGTCATTCTAGTGCCCGACCAGCTCTACTTTCGCCGCTGGCAGGCGCACCGGAAGATGGTGCTGGAGCAACTGAGTTCGGCCGTGAGGCTGTTCGCCGGGGAGTACGCCACCTGCGGGCAGATTGAACGGGCTCTGGCCGCTGTCGGGCGGCGCATTCCCGACCCGGTGGGCAGGATATTCCGCCAGGCGCACACGCGACTTCTGATCGGTAAAGACCCCGACTGGGTGTGGGCCGAGATGATCCGCGAGCTTGACACCCCTCACGGACACAAGTTCGTGCAGCTCGTGCGACTTGCCGCCAAGCAGGGGCCGGTGCTGGCCCCCCTGTTTCACGACTTGGTGTCGCAAATCACCGTGGCGCAGGAGCTTGCGGAGTACAACAAACAAGAGCTGTCCGGTGATCGATACGTCGGCATGCTGCTTACCGTCGCGCCTCTGCCTTTATACTTTCTCCTTCAGGCGTGGGTGCCGGAGTCCAGGGAGTTCTTCGGCGAGACCGTGGCCGGCCGGCTGGTCATCACCTTGAGTTTCCTGTCGGCCATCCTGTGGTTTTTTGTGGATCGGGCGGTGAGCGAGACATGATCGAGTCCTTGTTGACGGGAGCAGTGGCCGGGGGGATTGGGGTAACGGCCGCCGTTTTGACCTGGAGTTTGACGGCTGCGGCCAGGCCGCGCTTCGAAGGTATGCGCGTACCGAGTGTGCCCGTTCATCACAAATGGGACGCCAGCGACCGGGCCGCCGCCGTTGCAGGCATGGCCGGGCTGGCCGGAGGGATGATCCTCACATGGGGCTCGTCCGCAATGGGTTACGCGGGGGTGTTTGCCGGGCTGGCGCTGGCCGTGGGAGCGAAAGTCGTCTTCCGGTGGCGGCTGAACGCGCAAAAGGTCGTGCGCCAGAAAGAGATCGTCGTCCTTTTTGAGACGGTCGAACTCTATATGCGCGCCGGGATGCCGCTGCACCACGCCCTGGCGGCTGCGCGGATGCTGACCCCCAGCCTGCGGCGCGCAGTTGGAGAAGCGCTTACTTACTGGCCTGGCGGCCCGGCCAAGGCCCTGGAAGTCCTGCGGGAAAAGATCGACCTGCCCGAAGCCGACATCCTGGCGTCACTGTTATTGCAAATCGAGCAAGCCGGGATCGACAACCTGGAGGGCATCGTGCGGCGCGAAGGGAAGCGGCTGGAGCAACTCCGGGACGCCGCCGACCGGGCGCGGATCAATATCCGTCCACTGTATCTTGTGCTGTTCCGCGCCCTGCCGTTGGTGGCCTGTCTGGGGATGATCGGCGGGGCGCTGTTCATGCACGTGCGGGAC
Coding sequences within it:
- a CDS encoding ATPase, T2SS/T4P/T4SS family — translated: MLKALRKETPLQPPQPKHVSLDEAVELVQNALAQEEDEEQTQVFRAAAGGIPEAITEAKRRLESIISREMIHVNDEMTSDAIAEEIFRRVWGLDKLQDLHDDPAVDEIRVLDSGRVYVSRRGKNTPVALQLNQHEIERLIKRMIMHDVGVALNESSPRLEAVRLDGSRLTALCRPVARGFCFALRKHGTVEMTVRNLTRLGTLNERVWKALSLLVRGRRNVLIIGPVNSGKTSLLRRLIGELLANLSIRILDLDNEIRASEAYPDRDILELEAHPEVGAPMKKLFESILRLSPDVIIVGEFRGVGEALEAIRACIRGHDGSMATAHFTSPAEAVRGTAMLMLEEGLNLSLDMAQAQVARAFNVVVQMFSDSTRGVKKIVSVTEIEESGGEITYRELIRWEPFTADYLGPGKWVFENAPGPAACEKMRRYGVTEEEIREVFRPE